The following coding sequences lie in one Megalodesulfovibrio gigas DSM 1382 = ATCC 19364 genomic window:
- a CDS encoding EF-hand domain-containing protein, protein MTSAISSSYGTSSTSWSSILNEQARKRAAPSAEELFAATDADGDGSITKAELTSALESRAKTGGANGPDADELFSQLDTDGDGLVTEQEHADALEAMAQKLEQKANMTMIAMQQQATASAAELFASTDADSDGSITKEELLSALLDRNPNATEEEADELFAKLDGDGDGLVTEQEHTDALAGKGGQPAGAQGSGAASAEEEEEYEEADLNQDGVVTLEEMAEYLGATGTESAGDNTGLDELFAALGNAGNSGSQGTQGSTSGEEDSTGFSMAPELLKSLVTRYGASSQISVSSLSQMA, encoded by the coding sequence ATGACCAGCGCCATCAGCAGCAGTTACGGCACTTCATCAACATCCTGGAGCAGCATTCTCAACGAGCAGGCCAGAAAACGTGCTGCTCCCTCCGCCGAAGAGCTGTTCGCAGCCACAGACGCCGACGGCGACGGCAGCATCACCAAAGCGGAGCTCACCTCCGCCCTGGAATCGCGCGCCAAGACCGGCGGCGCCAACGGTCCCGATGCGGACGAGCTCTTTTCCCAGCTCGACACGGACGGCGACGGCCTTGTTACCGAACAGGAGCATGCGGACGCCCTGGAGGCCATGGCCCAGAAGCTGGAGCAGAAGGCCAACATGACGATGATCGCCATGCAGCAGCAGGCGACGGCCTCGGCAGCGGAACTCTTCGCCAGCACCGACGCCGACAGCGACGGTTCCATCACCAAGGAAGAACTGCTCTCCGCCCTGCTGGACCGCAACCCGAACGCCACCGAGGAAGAGGCCGACGAACTGTTCGCCAAACTCGATGGCGACGGCGACGGCCTCGTCACCGAACAGGAGCACACGGACGCCCTGGCCGGCAAGGGTGGCCAGCCCGCCGGCGCCCAGGGCAGCGGCGCGGCCTCCGCTGAAGAAGAGGAAGAATATGAAGAGGCTGACCTCAACCAGGATGGCGTGGTCACCCTCGAAGAGATGGCCGAATACCTCGGCGCCACCGGCACGGAAAGCGCCGGCGACAACACCGGCCTGGACGAACTGTTTGCCGCCCTGGGCAACGCCGGCAACTCCGGAAGCCAGGGCACGCAAGGAAGCACGAGCGGCGAAGAGGACAGCACCGGATTCTCCATGGCTCCGGAACTGCTGAAGTCCCTGGTCACGCGGTACGGCGCGTCCTCGCAGATCTCCGTCTCTTCCCTCAGCCAGATGGCATGA
- a CDS encoding sensor histidine kinase — protein sequence MGRLFWKFFFAFWCALVSAGLGVWLGLTLYERAAAGNSTLATGPRASFMADTLADLLSRGDVESVRRVLQTWGQLSPDLQALFIVDAQGQDLLGRPVSAVLLERARGTALPYSPTQKPEPWFSAVREAHSPNGSLHLVFAAAADRALDSGRPLPVTSHGPPPPYLPLAAGLLASLVFSALLAWHFAKPVRLLRWALGSVAAGRLETRIQPLMGDRRDEIADLGRDFDRMTETLQHHIAAQRRLLHDVSHELRSPLARLQAAIGLARQDPAKMAATLDRIEREGQRLDRLVGEILTLARLEAGPERGPGEVLDLAELLADVVADARFEAHAVGKSLQTDGLDPCPLHGHVELLHRALENILRNAVSHTAPGTTVEVRTTLGSAAPAGRQVRITVCDRGPGVPSEELEAIFSPFHRAANCQSGVAGQAGQSGQSGQFGQSGVPRGGFGLGLAIARRAVEAHRGAVRASNREGGGLCVEVRLPLD from the coding sequence ATGGGCCGGCTGTTCTGGAAATTCTTCTTCGCGTTCTGGTGCGCCCTGGTGTCCGCCGGCCTGGGGGTCTGGCTGGGGCTGACCCTCTACGAACGCGCCGCCGCCGGCAACTCTACCCTGGCCACGGGGCCGCGGGCGTCCTTCATGGCGGACACGCTGGCGGATCTGCTGTCCCGGGGCGATGTGGAGTCTGTGCGCCGCGTACTGCAGACCTGGGGGCAATTGAGTCCGGATCTGCAGGCCTTGTTCATCGTCGATGCCCAGGGGCAGGACCTGCTTGGGCGTCCCGTGTCGGCAGTGCTCCTGGAGCGGGCCCGGGGAACCGCCCTGCCGTACAGCCCGACCCAGAAGCCTGAGCCGTGGTTCTCCGCCGTGCGCGAGGCGCACAGCCCCAACGGCAGCCTGCATTTGGTGTTTGCCGCGGCCGCAGACAGGGCGCTTGATTCGGGGCGGCCCCTGCCCGTAACCAGCCACGGACCGCCGCCGCCCTATCTGCCTCTGGCGGCCGGGCTGCTGGCCAGCCTGGTGTTCAGCGCGCTGCTGGCCTGGCACTTCGCCAAGCCGGTGCGGCTCCTGCGCTGGGCCTTGGGCTCCGTGGCCGCGGGCAGGCTGGAAACCAGAATCCAGCCCCTCATGGGCGACCGGCGCGACGAAATTGCCGACCTGGGCCGCGACTTCGACCGCATGACCGAAACGCTCCAGCATCACATCGCCGCCCAGCGCCGGCTGCTGCACGATGTCTCCCACGAATTGCGCTCGCCCCTGGCCCGGCTGCAGGCGGCCATCGGTCTGGCCCGGCAGGACCCGGCAAAAATGGCCGCCACCCTGGACCGCATCGAGCGTGAAGGGCAACGGCTGGATCGGCTGGTGGGGGAAATTCTTACCCTGGCCCGGCTGGAGGCCGGCCCGGAGCGCGGCCCCGGCGAGGTCCTGGATCTGGCCGAGCTCCTGGCCGATGTGGTGGCCGATGCCCGGTTCGAGGCCCACGCGGTTGGAAAATCCTTGCAAACCGATGGGTTGGATCCCTGTCCGCTGCATGGGCACGTGGAATTGCTGCATCGCGCCCTGGAAAACATCCTGCGCAACGCCGTGAGCCACACGGCCCCCGGCACAACCGTGGAGGTGCGCACGACCCTCGGCAGCGCCGCGCCGGCAGGGCGGCAGGTGCGGATTACGGTATGCGATCGTGGCCCGGGCGTGCCATCGGAGGAGTTGGAGGCAATTTTTTCCCCCTTCCATCGCGCGGCGAATTGCCAGTCCGGCGTTGCCGGCCAAGCCGGCCAATCTGGCCAATCTGGCCAATTTGGTCAGTCTGGGGTGCCCAGGGGCGGGTTCGGGCTGGGGCTGGCCATCGCCCGCCGGGCCGTGGAGGCGCACCGGGGCGCAGTGCGTGCGAGCAATCGGGAAGGCGGCGGGCTGTGCGTGGAGGTGCGGCTGCCCCTGGACTGA
- a CDS encoding response regulator transcription factor: MKRVLLVDDDVELSSMLTEYLEREGMVVTAVHDGLAGVEACRVGGFDIAVLDVMMPGIDGVEVLRRIRAFSRLPVLMLTARGDEVDCVVGLELGADDYVAKPCTPRELAARLRAILRRTASDGPADVLAVGPLTMWPQERRAQWCNATLELTSTEYSLLELLVRNAGRPVSKAELSEQVLGRPLARYDRSIDVHMSSIRHKLATGDDSRAWIQTIRGLGYQFVKI; encoded by the coding sequence ATGAAACGTGTGCTTCTGGTTGATGACGATGTGGAACTGAGCAGCATGCTCACGGAATATCTGGAACGTGAAGGCATGGTGGTAACCGCCGTGCATGACGGGTTGGCCGGTGTGGAGGCCTGCCGCGTGGGCGGGTTCGACATCGCCGTACTGGATGTGATGATGCCCGGCATTGACGGCGTGGAAGTACTGCGGCGCATCCGGGCCTTCAGCCGCCTGCCGGTGCTCATGCTTACGGCCCGCGGCGACGAGGTGGATTGCGTGGTGGGGCTGGAGCTGGGCGCGGACGATTACGTGGCCAAGCCCTGCACCCCGCGGGAACTGGCGGCCCGGCTGCGGGCCATCCTGCGGCGTACCGCGAGCGATGGGCCGGCGGACGTGCTTGCCGTGGGTCCGCTGACCATGTGGCCCCAGGAGCGCCGGGCCCAGTGGTGCAACGCAACGCTGGAGCTCACCAGCACGGAATACAGCCTGCTGGAACTGCTGGTGCGCAACGCCGGCCGGCCCGTGAGCAAGGCCGAGCTCTCCGAACAGGTCCTGGGACGCCCCCTGGCGCGCTACGACCGCAGTATCGATGTGCACATGAGCAGCATCCGTCACAAGCTGGCCACCGGGGACGATTCGCGCGCCTGGATCCAGACCATCCGCGGCCTGGGCTACCAGTTCGTCAAGATCTGA
- a CDS encoding DMT family protein, whose product MRSLVIPQTIVLLALSNVFMTFAWYAHLKHLHARSWVVAALASWGIALFEYLIQVPANRLGYTALTLPQLKILQEVITLAVFVPFSVWYMGNPLKLDHLWSGLCLLGAVYFAFRS is encoded by the coding sequence ATGCGCAGTCTGGTGATCCCGCAAACCATCGTGCTGTTGGCGCTTTCCAACGTGTTCATGACCTTTGCCTGGTATGCGCATCTCAAGCATCTGCATGCGCGGTCCTGGGTGGTGGCGGCGTTGGCAAGCTGGGGCATCGCCCTGTTCGAATACCTCATCCAGGTGCCGGCCAACCGGCTGGGGTACACGGCGCTCACATTGCCGCAGCTCAAGATCCTGCAGGAAGTCATCACCCTGGCCGTCTTTGTGCCCTTTTCGGTGTGGTACATGGGCAACCCCCTCAAACTGGACCATCTTTGGTCTGGCCTGTGTCTGCTCGGGGCGGTATACTTTGCCTTCAGGAGCTGA
- the acs gene encoding acetate--CoA ligase, whose amino-acid sequence MSELDIESLSKEKRTFAPISDPRAKAYVPDMEAYEALYKRADEDPEGFWAERAKELVTWFSPWEKTLEYDMHKPEIKWFAGGKLNVSYNCLDRHLENGRRNKAAIIWQGEPEEDVKVYTYQMLHTEVCRFANVLKAKGVKKGDRVALYLPMIPELAIAMLACARIGAIHSIVFAGFSAVSLQNRIQDSAAKVVVTADAVLRAGRTIPLKPNADEAMKKCPSVDHCIVVNRAGLEVPMQEGRDCWWHECTHADGITDVCEPEPMDAEDILFILYTSGSTGKPKGVVHTTGGYLTYAAHTTQWVFDVTDNDVYWCTADVGWITGHSYIVYGPLCLGATSLMFEGVPSWPGPDRFWQVVEKFKVNIFYTAPTVVRALMREGVDWTRKHDISSLRLLGSVGEPINPEAWMWYHTYIGAGTKPIVDTWWQTETGGILISALPYATTLKPGSATKPLPGVDAAIVRADGSLAGPNEGGHLLIRKPWPGMLRGVYGNPERYKSTYFQRFPGMYESGDGARVDDDGYFWIMGRLDDVINVSGHRMGTAEVESALVSHEAVAEAAVVGMPHAIKGESIYAYVTLKTGIDESEDLRKALRAWVRTEIGPIATPEVIQFTEGLPKTRSGKIMRRVLRKIAAGVYDDFGDTSTLADPGVVQDLIEGKKDLTGN is encoded by the coding sequence ATGAGCGAATTGGATATCGAGAGTTTGTCAAAAGAAAAGCGCACTTTCGCACCCATTTCGGACCCGCGCGCCAAGGCCTATGTGCCCGACATGGAGGCGTACGAGGCGTTGTACAAGCGGGCGGACGAAGACCCGGAAGGCTTCTGGGCCGAGCGCGCCAAGGAGCTCGTGACCTGGTTCAGCCCCTGGGAAAAAACCCTTGAGTACGACATGCACAAGCCGGAGATCAAATGGTTTGCCGGCGGCAAGCTCAATGTCTCCTACAACTGCCTGGACCGGCATCTGGAAAACGGCCGCCGCAACAAGGCGGCCATCATCTGGCAAGGCGAGCCGGAAGAAGACGTCAAGGTGTACACCTATCAGATGCTGCACACCGAGGTCTGCCGCTTCGCCAACGTGCTCAAGGCCAAGGGCGTGAAAAAGGGCGACCGCGTTGCCCTCTATCTGCCCATGATTCCCGAACTGGCCATCGCCATGCTGGCCTGCGCGCGCATCGGGGCCATCCATTCCATCGTGTTTGCCGGCTTCTCCGCCGTTTCCCTGCAAAACCGCATCCAGGACAGCGCCGCCAAGGTGGTGGTCACGGCGGACGCCGTGCTGCGCGCTGGCCGCACCATCCCCCTCAAGCCCAATGCCGATGAAGCCATGAAGAAGTGCCCCAGCGTGGATCACTGCATCGTGGTCAATCGCGCCGGTCTTGAGGTCCCCATGCAGGAAGGCCGCGACTGCTGGTGGCACGAATGCACGCACGCCGACGGCATCACCGACGTCTGCGAGCCCGAGCCCATGGACGCCGAGGACATCCTGTTCATCCTCTACACCTCCGGCTCCACGGGCAAGCCCAAGGGCGTGGTGCACACCACCGGCGGCTACCTGACCTATGCCGCCCACACCACCCAGTGGGTGTTCGACGTCACCGACAACGACGTCTATTGGTGCACCGCCGACGTGGGCTGGATCACCGGCCACAGCTACATCGTCTACGGCCCCCTGTGCCTGGGCGCCACGTCCCTCATGTTTGAAGGCGTGCCCTCCTGGCCCGGGCCGGACCGCTTCTGGCAGGTGGTGGAAAAGTTCAAGGTCAACATCTTCTACACCGCCCCCACCGTGGTGCGCGCCCTGATGCGCGAAGGTGTGGACTGGACCCGCAAGCACGACATTTCCTCCCTGCGCCTGCTGGGGTCCGTGGGCGAACCCATCAACCCCGAAGCCTGGATGTGGTACCACACCTACATCGGCGCCGGCACCAAGCCCATTGTGGACACCTGGTGGCAGACGGAAACCGGCGGCATCCTCATCTCCGCCCTGCCCTACGCCACCACCCTCAAGCCCGGTTCCGCCACCAAACCCCTGCCCGGCGTGGATGCGGCCATTGTGCGCGCGGACGGCTCCCTGGCCGGCCCCAATGAAGGCGGCCACCTGCTGATCCGCAAGCCCTGGCCCGGCATGCTGCGCGGGGTGTACGGGAATCCGGAACGCTACAAGTCCACCTACTTCCAGCGCTTCCCCGGCATGTACGAATCCGGCGACGGCGCGCGCGTGGATGACGACGGCTACTTCTGGATCATGGGCCGCCTGGATGACGTCATCAACGTCTCCGGCCACCGCATGGGCACCGCCGAGGTGGAAAGCGCCCTCGTGTCCCACGAAGCCGTGGCCGAAGCCGCGGTGGTGGGCATGCCCCACGCCATCAAGGGCGAATCCATTTACGCCTACGTCACCCTCAAGACCGGCATCGACGAGTCCGAAGACCTGCGCAAGGCCCTGCGGGCCTGGGTGCGCACGGAGATCGGCCCCATCGCCACGCCGGAGGTCATCCAGTTCACCGAGGGCCTGCCCAAGACCCGCTCCGGCAAGATCATGCGCCGCGTGCTGCGCAAGATCGCCGCCGGCGTGTACGACGACTTCGGCGATACCTCCACCCTGGCCGATCCGGGCGTGGTGCAGGACCTCATCGAAGGCAAGAAGGATCTCACCGGCAATTAG
- a CDS encoding HAMP domain-containing methyl-accepting chemotaxis protein encodes MHMLNDSRLGLRLFVSYTLLTVFVLILGWVGLVGVKEEGEQLDSLFHISLPSQSLLLEADRDLHQLVVAERSLIFADPAAPVYQELIKEYDTNLQQANTRWEKYKALVDTDDERRLFGDYETRRAEWMAVSRRVVDGIQANTPEGRQQAMALVLGESRSAFNHMRDVIDKLTEMNEESAAKKNDLADATFAAITTRIQGLTGGGVLLAILLTVLVTRSIVRPLGRCLAFSKAVTEGRLDSTLDVRQRDEVGRLAEGLRHMVGTLKQELENATASQAQAAREAERARLAVAEADQARTQADQARRQGMLEAASRLQSVVTVVSGASDELAGRIEEATQGAQRQAARVGETATAMEEMNATVLEVARSASQAAQTAAQARTKAETGAGVVRKVVDSIDRVGNQARAVKEDMARLGEKAESIGRILDVISDIADQTNLLALNAAIEAARAGDAGRGFAVVADEVRKLAEKTMQATKEVGQAIGGIQQGARTSAAGVDNAADAIGDVTTLAAQSGEALREIVSLVELASDQVSSIATASEEQSATSEEINRSLDDIHGISAQTTDSMGRSAQAVSELLSQAQALGEVIADMQRGG; translated from the coding sequence ATGCACATGCTCAACGACTCGCGCCTTGGCCTGCGGCTGTTCGTCTCGTACACCCTGCTCACGGTGTTTGTGCTCATTCTCGGCTGGGTGGGGCTGGTCGGGGTCAAGGAGGAGGGCGAACAACTGGACAGCCTGTTCCACATCAGCCTGCCCAGCCAGTCCCTGCTGCTGGAGGCAGACCGCGACCTGCACCAACTGGTGGTGGCCGAACGCTCCCTCATCTTTGCCGACCCTGCAGCGCCGGTCTACCAGGAACTGATCAAGGAATACGACACCAACCTGCAGCAGGCCAACACCCGCTGGGAAAAGTACAAAGCGCTGGTGGACACCGACGACGAACGCCGGCTCTTCGGCGACTATGAGACCCGCCGCGCAGAGTGGATGGCCGTCTCCCGCCGCGTGGTGGACGGCATTCAGGCCAACACCCCCGAAGGCCGGCAGCAGGCCATGGCGCTGGTGCTTGGAGAATCCCGGAGCGCCTTCAACCACATGCGCGACGTCATCGACAAGCTCACCGAGATGAACGAAGAAAGCGCCGCCAAAAAGAACGACCTTGCCGACGCCACCTTTGCCGCCATCACCACCCGCATCCAGGGCCTCACCGGCGGCGGCGTGCTGCTGGCCATCCTGCTGACGGTGCTGGTCACCCGTTCCATCGTCCGCCCCCTGGGCCGGTGTCTGGCCTTTTCCAAAGCCGTGACCGAAGGCCGGCTGGACAGCACCCTGGACGTGCGCCAGCGCGATGAGGTGGGCCGCCTGGCCGAAGGCCTGCGCCACATGGTGGGCACGCTCAAGCAGGAACTGGAGAACGCCACGGCCAGCCAGGCCCAGGCCGCCCGCGAGGCCGAACGCGCCCGTCTGGCCGTGGCCGAGGCGGACCAGGCCCGCACCCAGGCCGACCAGGCCCGCCGCCAGGGCATGCTGGAGGCCGCCTCCCGCCTGCAAAGCGTGGTGACCGTGGTTTCCGGCGCGTCTGACGAGCTGGCCGGCCGCATTGAGGAAGCCACCCAGGGCGCCCAGCGTCAGGCCGCCCGCGTGGGCGAAACCGCCACGGCCATGGAAGAGATGAACGCCACGGTGCTGGAGGTGGCCCGCAGCGCCTCCCAGGCCGCCCAGACCGCAGCCCAGGCCCGGACCAAGGCCGAAACCGGCGCCGGCGTGGTGCGCAAGGTGGTGGACTCCATCGACCGCGTGGGGAACCAGGCCCGGGCCGTGAAGGAAGACATGGCCCGCCTGGGCGAGAAGGCCGAAAGCATCGGCCGCATCCTCGACGTCATCAGCGACATCGCCGATCAGACCAACCTCCTGGCCCTGAACGCCGCCATCGAGGCCGCGCGCGCGGGCGATGCCGGCAGGGGCTTTGCCGTGGTGGCCGACGAAGTACGCAAGCTGGCGGAAAAGACCATGCAGGCCACCAAGGAAGTGGGGCAGGCCATCGGCGGCATCCAGCAGGGCGCGCGCACCAGCGCCGCAGGCGTGGACAACGCCGCCGACGCCATCGGCGACGTCACCACCCTGGCTGCCCAGTCCGGCGAGGCCCTGCGGGAAATCGTCTCCCTGGTGGAACTGGCCTCGGATCAGGTCAGCTCCATCGCCACGGCGTCCGAAGAACAGTCCGCCACCAGCGAGGAAATCAACCGCAGCCTGGACGACATCCACGGCATCTCGGCCCAGACCACGGACAGCATGGGCCGCTCGGCCCAGGCCGTGAGCGAGCTGCTCAGCCAGGCCCAGGCCCTGGGCGAGGTGATTGCAGACATGCAGCGCGGCGGCTAG
- a CDS encoding fused MFS/spermidine synthase: MHLVCHGLVFLAAALLFQVELIAAKAMLPGFGGSSLVWAAAMLVFQVLLLGGYAWAAWIGGRLARPSGRLLHGALLLAMAGMFPLHLEALSTPGQVFTAWAEAAWADIACMLALTVGPAFAMLATVSVVCQRLLAMSSLPQAGRPYALYATSNLGSFAGLLSYPVAVEPFLDLDVQLEAWQAGYLLVAALQILVLWRLRPVPRETAAALPDPAPLPRVEQGRWVLLAAAGSAMFIATTNVVTMDLASIPLLWIVPLSLYLLSFVLVFKHPPWQPDWVRSRFALALAVGSLLFLLASLSYHLPVQAALPAYWLTLLAVCLVCHGELARTAPKDPRRLGRYYLLMSLGGASGSLLASFLAPLVATSLAEYPAALCLAAAAMSMGRRETRRRTWWERPLRMLGMLALVLGWPVTLTLWPGLPTNLLAGLAGLGMAVLFFRLETQPRTAAYVLVMLLAATQWLPGLVPGRTLQSIHRNFYGITSVYDSGPRRHLKHGTTLHGSQYLDPARAGEALTYYHVSTPSGALLSRQEEALDGVHPLALVGLGTGSLAVYARPGQAVDIFELDPHNGHVARTWFSFLDRSRGELTMTFGDARLTLRRAPAWRYGILVVDAFNSDSIPVHLLTLEALGEYGRVLRKDGVLLLHVSNKYLELPPVVQATGQAAGWLVLENASVHTVHPDAEACVWMALTRDPATAARLVARFGWRDLRSMPLRAAESIRPWTDRFSHVLGVLR, translated from the coding sequence ATGCATCTCGTCTGCCACGGTCTCGTCTTCCTTGCTGCGGCGCTGCTGTTTCAGGTGGAACTCATCGCCGCCAAGGCCATGCTGCCGGGATTCGGCGGCAGTTCGCTGGTTTGGGCGGCGGCCATGCTTGTGTTTCAGGTGCTCCTGCTGGGCGGCTATGCCTGGGCCGCCTGGATTGGCGGGCGGCTGGCGCGTCCCTCGGGCCGGCTGCTGCACGGGGCGCTGCTGCTGGCCATGGCCGGGATGTTTCCCCTGCACCTGGAGGCCCTGTCCACCCCGGGGCAGGTGTTCACTGCCTGGGCGGAGGCGGCCTGGGCGGACATCGCCTGCATGCTCGCCCTCACCGTGGGACCGGCCTTCGCCATGCTGGCCACGGTTTCAGTGGTCTGTCAACGATTGCTCGCCATGTCCAGCCTGCCGCAGGCCGGACGGCCGTATGCCTTGTATGCGACGTCGAATCTCGGATCCTTTGCAGGGCTGCTCAGCTATCCAGTGGCCGTGGAACCATTTTTGGATCTGGATGTCCAGCTTGAGGCCTGGCAGGCAGGGTATCTGCTGGTGGCGGCGCTGCAGATTCTGGTGCTGTGGCGACTCAGGCCCGTGCCGCGGGAGACGGCGGCGGCGCTGCCCGATCCTGCCCCCCTGCCGCGGGTGGAGCAGGGACGCTGGGTGCTGCTGGCCGCGGCGGGGTCGGCCATGTTCATTGCCACCACCAATGTGGTGACCATGGATCTGGCCTCCATCCCCCTGCTGTGGATCGTGCCGCTGTCGCTGTATCTGCTCAGTTTCGTGCTGGTGTTCAAGCATCCGCCCTGGCAGCCGGACTGGGTGCGCTCGCGTTTCGCCCTGGCGCTGGCCGTGGGCAGCCTGCTGTTTCTGCTGGCCTCGTTGTCCTATCATCTGCCGGTGCAGGCGGCCTTGCCGGCCTATTGGCTGACACTGCTGGCCGTCTGCCTGGTGTGCCATGGGGAGCTGGCCCGCACCGCACCGAAGGATCCGCGCCGGCTGGGGCGGTATTATCTGCTCATGTCCCTGGGCGGCGCGTCGGGCAGTCTGCTGGCGAGTTTTCTTGCGCCTCTGGTGGCCACCAGTCTGGCCGAGTACCCGGCGGCCCTGTGCCTGGCCGCGGCGGCGATGTCCATGGGCAGACGGGAGACGCGCCGCCGAACGTGGTGGGAGCGCCCGTTGCGCATGCTGGGCATGCTGGCCCTGGTGCTGGGCTGGCCGGTGACGCTGACCCTGTGGCCCGGGCTGCCCACCAATCTGCTGGCCGGACTGGCGGGCCTGGGCATGGCCGTGCTGTTCTTCCGACTGGAGACGCAGCCGCGCACCGCCGCCTATGTACTGGTCATGCTGCTGGCGGCCACGCAATGGCTGCCCGGTCTGGTCCCCGGCCGCACCCTGCAGAGCATCCACCGCAATTTCTACGGCATCACCAGTGTGTACGACAGCGGCCCCCGGCGGCATCTCAAGCACGGCACCACCCTGCATGGCTCCCAGTATCTGGACCCGGCCCGCGCCGGCGAAGCCCTGACGTACTACCACGTCTCCACGCCCTCCGGGGCCCTGTTGTCCCGGCAGGAAGAGGCCCTGGACGGCGTGCATCCCCTGGCCCTGGTGGGCCTGGGCACGGGCAGCCTGGCCGTGTATGCCCGGCCGGGTCAGGCCGTGGACATCTTCGAGCTGGATCCCCACAACGGGCACGTGGCCCGCACCTGGTTTTCCTTTCTGGACCGAAGTCGCGGCGAGCTGACCATGACCTTCGGCGACGCCCGGCTGACCTTGCGTCGCGCACCGGCCTGGCGCTATGGCATCCTGGTGGTGGACGCCTTCAACAGCGACTCCATTCCCGTGCACCTGCTCACCCTGGAGGCCCTGGGCGAGTATGGCCGCGTGCTGCGCAAGGATGGCGTGCTGCTGCTGCACGTCTCCAACAAATACCTGGAACTGCCGCCGGTGGTGCAGGCCACGGGGCAGGCCGCGGGCTGGCTGGTGCTGGAAAACGCCTCGGTGCACACTGTGCATCCCGACGCCGAAGCCTGCGTGTGGATGGCGCTGACACGGGATCCGGCCACCGCCGCGCGGCTGGTGGCGCGCTTCGGCTGGCGGGATCTGCGCAGCATGCCGCTGCGTGCGGCAGAGTCGATCCGCCCCTGGACAGACCGCTTCAGCCACGTGCTGGGGGTGCTGCGGTAG
- a CDS encoding SAM-dependent methyltransferase: MADEMHAPVTTPYPDDLPSSAQDIPHPAACLAPEGFEQALQGELTRRGLAFQALGRLHLLEEVPVPPPAWAQHLWFAPVRIQAASISQAAKALKAIQRNWVCYSHAHHRRAALIQEQLPPVSARPHRFGDPLPTASLGAWTLLDEHTLLAAPRCSSPFPLGELRFVEDKTGPPSRAYLKLWEVFTRMGIRPAPDALCLDLGASPGGWSWVLARLGCRVLAVDRAPLDPRVTGLPGVTERRGSAFGIDPRSSKNDVHPDWIFSDVICYPARLLEYVRRWIAYGRCRNFVCTLKFQGETDYAAMEGFQALGGTLLHLSHNKHELTWVLAQA, encoded by the coding sequence GTGGCAGACGAGATGCATGCCCCCGTGACTACCCCATATCCCGACGATTTGCCATCCTCCGCGCAGGACATTCCGCACCCTGCCGCCTGCCTGGCACCCGAAGGCTTCGAGCAGGCCCTGCAGGGCGAACTGACCCGCCGCGGCCTGGCCTTCCAGGCCCTGGGCCGGCTGCATCTGCTGGAGGAGGTCCCCGTCCCGCCCCCGGCCTGGGCCCAGCACCTGTGGTTCGCCCCCGTGCGCATCCAGGCGGCGTCCATCTCCCAGGCGGCCAAGGCCCTCAAGGCCATCCAGCGCAACTGGGTCTGCTACAGCCATGCCCACCACCGCCGGGCAGCCCTCATCCAGGAGCAGCTGCCGCCGGTCTCGGCCCGACCGCACCGCTTCGGCGATCCCCTGCCCACGGCCTCCCTGGGTGCCTGGACCCTGCTGGACGAGCACACCCTGCTGGCCGCCCCGCGCTGCAGCTCGCCGTTTCCTCTGGGGGAACTGCGGTTTGTGGAAGACAAGACCGGCCCGCCCAGCCGGGCCTATCTCAAGCTCTGGGAAGTCTTCACCCGCATGGGCATCCGCCCAGCCCCGGACGCCCTGTGCCTGGACCTGGGGGCCTCCCCCGGCGGCTGGAGCTGGGTGCTGGCCCGGCTGGGCTGCCGGGTGCTGGCCGTGGATCGCGCCCCCCTGGATCCGCGGGTGACCGGCCTTCCCGGCGTGACGGAACGCCGCGGCAGCGCCTTTGGCATTGATCCCCGCTCCTCCAAAAACGACGTGCATCCAGACTGGATTTTTTCCGATGTCATTTGCTATCCGGCAAGATTGCTTGAATATGTCCGCCGGTGGATCGCCTATGGCCGCTGCCGCAACTTCGTCTGCACCCTCAAGTTCCAGGGAGAGACGGACTACGCGGCCATGGAAGGATTCCAGGCCCTTGGCGGAACGCTGCTGCATCTGTCCCACAACAAGCACGAGCTGACCTGGGTGCTGGCGCAGGCATAG